One Hordeum vulgare subsp. vulgare chromosome 4H, MorexV3_pseudomolecules_assembly, whole genome shotgun sequence DNA window includes the following coding sequences:
- the LOC123449705 gene encoding uncharacterized protein LOC123449705, whose amino-acid sequence MNISWWSLAQARHSDVTSVQQCIVFFCNLFWVAGALRQQDAAGFMGKIRLQEHDQAGASCNIGREKVQFQYNIFDDKWNIFCKGMKTVYFNGYRSAGAVERSYYTTVSLCCWCK is encoded by the exons ATGAATATCTCCTGGTGGAGCTTGGCACAAGCGAGACACTCGGATGTAACTTCAGTACAACAGTgcattgtttttttttgtaatttgttTTGGGTTGCAGGAGCTTTAAGACAACAAGATGCAGCAGGCTTCATG GGTAAAATTAGACTTCAAGAACATGATCAGGCTGGAGCTTCATGCAACATTGGACGTGAGAAG GTACAGTTTCAGTACAATATCTTTGATGATAAGTGGAACATATTTTGTAAAGGAATGAAGACGGTTTATTT CAATGGATACAGGTCTGCTGGTGCAGTGGAGAGAAGCTACTATACTACTGTATCTCTGTGTTGCTGGTGCAAATAG